In the Deltaproteobacteria bacterium genome, one interval contains:
- a CDS encoding FKBP-type peptidylprolyl isomerase, giving the protein MTAGLRASRPCGRVPRMVHRLALWTAACALAAACQTRRAQDDGDAKPATATATAAANPDQPRKPGAREPLPAPPDVAAPPADATKTASGLAYKVLHKGPGDGPSPHAWDRVKVHYTGWTTDGKMFDSSVVKGRPATFQLKQVIPGWTEGVQLMRKGDKFRFWIPEDLAYKGRPGAPQGMLVFDVELLDITPGPKPLPAPPDVAAPPKDAKRTPSGLAYKILSRGGGKQRPGPQDTVTVHYTGWTTDGEMFDSSVTRNRPATFPLDKVIPGWSEGVQMMRKGDKARLWIPEELAYKGKPGAPQGMLVFDIELLDIKPAPKPIPAPKDVAAPPKDAKRTPSGLAYRVLKQGGGGATPGAKSIVRVHYTGWTTDGKMFDSSVARGQPAEFPLDRVIAGWTEGVQLMHKGDKFRFWIPEELAYKGKPGAPQGMLVFDVELLDIVRP; this is encoded by the coding sequence ATGACGGCCGGCCTGCGCGCGAGCCGGCCATGCGGTAGAGTGCCGCGCATGGTTCATCGACTCGCCCTCTGGACTGCCGCCTGCGCGCTCGCCGCCGCGTGCCAGACCCGCCGCGCACAAGACGACGGCGACGCCAAGCCGGCCACGGCGACCGCGACCGCGGCGGCCAACCCGGACCAGCCCCGCAAGCCGGGCGCGCGCGAGCCGCTGCCGGCGCCGCCGGATGTCGCGGCGCCGCCGGCCGACGCGACCAAGACGGCCAGCGGCCTGGCCTACAAGGTCCTGCACAAGGGCCCCGGCGATGGGCCGAGCCCGCACGCGTGGGACCGGGTCAAGGTCCACTACACCGGGTGGACCACCGACGGCAAGATGTTCGACAGCTCCGTCGTCAAGGGGCGCCCCGCCACGTTTCAGCTCAAGCAGGTGATCCCCGGCTGGACCGAGGGCGTCCAGCTGATGCGCAAGGGCGACAAGTTCCGCTTCTGGATCCCGGAAGACCTGGCGTACAAGGGTCGGCCCGGCGCGCCGCAGGGCATGCTCGTGTTCGACGTCGAGCTGCTCGACATCACGCCGGGTCCCAAGCCGCTGCCGGCGCCGCCCGACGTCGCCGCGCCGCCGAAGGACGCCAAGCGCACGCCGTCGGGCCTCGCCTACAAGATCCTGTCGCGAGGCGGCGGCAAGCAACGCCCCGGCCCGCAGGACACGGTGACGGTCCACTACACCGGATGGACGACGGACGGCGAGATGTTCGACAGCTCGGTGACCCGCAACCGGCCGGCGACGTTTCCGCTCGACAAGGTCATCCCCGGCTGGAGCGAAGGCGTGCAGATGATGCGCAAGGGCGACAAGGCGCGGCTGTGGATCCCGGAGGAACTCGCCTACAAGGGCAAGCCCGGCGCGCCGCAGGGCATGCTCGTGTTCGACATCGAGCTGCTCGACATCAAGCCGGCGCCGAAGCCGATCCCGGCCCCCAAGGACGTCGCCGCGCCGCCGAAGGATGCCAAGCGCACGCCGTCGGGCCTCGCGTATCGGGTGCTGAAGCAAGGCGGCGGCGGCGCGACGCCGGGCGCAAAGAGCATCGTGCGCGTCCACTACACGGGGTGGACCACCGACGGCAAGATGTTCGACAGCTCCGTCGCGCGCGGCCAGCCGGCCGAGTTTCCGCTCGACCGCGTCATCGCCGGATGGACCGAGGGGGTGCAGCTGATGCACAAGGGCGACAAGTTCCGCTTCTGGATCCCCGAGGAGCTCGCCTACAAGGGCAAGCCCGGCGCGCCGCAGGGTATGCTCGTGTTCGACGTCGAGCTGCTCGACATCGTCCGGCCGTGA